The Anaerobranca californiensis DSM 14826 genome has a segment encoding these proteins:
- a CDS encoding PspC domain-containing protein, translating into MEKRLYRSKKNKMLAGVCGGIAEYFNIDPTLIRLLWVLFALMAGGGLIAYIIAAIIIPSEM; encoded by the coding sequence TTGGAAAAAAGACTTTATCGTTCCAAAAAGAACAAAATGTTAGCTGGTGTTTGTGGTGGAATCGCTGAGTATTTTAACATTGATCCAACTTTAATTAGGCTTTTATGGGTACTATTTGCCTTAATGGCCGGTGGTGGACTTATAGCTTATATCATAGCAGCGATTATTATCCCATCTGAAATGTAA
- a CDS encoding PspC domain-containing protein yields MEKKLYRSKKDKVLSGVCGGLGEYLKIDPVLIRLLWVIVAATTSGGAILAYIIAAIIIPESPEEQREHSEEKIDDEIVGEGTREEKGSSVGGKILGIGLILIGAFLLSRNFVDLSWLLRLNFKMFINYARYIFPSILIILGFYLIIKKD; encoded by the coding sequence ATGGAAAAGAAACTTTATAGAAGTAAAAAAGATAAGGTATTAAGTGGGGTATGTGGAGGGCTAGGAGAATATTTGAAGATTGATCCTGTACTTATCCGCCTCCTTTGGGTAATAGTTGCTGCCACCACTTCAGGAGGGGCAATATTAGCTTATATCATCGCAGCTATTATAATCCCTGAATCCCCTGAAGAACAAAGGGAACATAGTGAAGAAAAAATAGATGATGAGATAGTAGGGGAAGGCACTAGGGAAGAAAAAGGGAGTTCCGTTGGAGGGAAAATTTTAGGGATAGGTTTAATTTTAATCGGTGCTTTTTTGTTAAGTAGAAACTTTGTTGATCTTTCTTGGCTATTGAGACTAAACTTTAAGATGTTTATAAATTACGCCCGTTATATTTTCCCCAGCATCTTGATAATCTTAGGTTTTTATCTTATTATTAAAAAGGATTAA
- the hpf gene encoding ribosome hibernation-promoting factor, HPF/YfiA family: MKIITRGKNIPVTEGLKQHVEKRIGKLEKYFDENTEAQVTLSVTKDSHIVEVTVLLNGGLLLRAEEESQDMYASIDMVIEKLERQTRKYKTRVNRKARQESIKDIIGDSAVKVEEDIDEPKVVRVKKFNMKPMVVEEAILQMDLLGHDFFVFVNGETDDINVVYRRKNGDYGLIEPQY, from the coding sequence ATGAAGATTATTACAAGGGGTAAAAACATTCCAGTAACAGAAGGATTAAAGCAACATGTAGAAAAGAGGATTGGCAAGTTAGAAAAGTATTTTGATGAAAATACCGAAGCTCAAGTTACTTTAAGTGTAACCAAAGATTCCCATATTGTAGAGGTAACGGTGTTACTAAACGGTGGATTATTGTTAAGGGCAGAGGAAGAATCTCAAGATATGTACGCTTCCATCGATATGGTAATAGAAAAGTTAGAAAGGCAAACGAGGAAATATAAAACCCGGGTAAATAGAAAAGCCCGACAAGAAAGCATCAAAGACATTATCGGGGATTCTGCCGTTAAGGTAGAAGAAGATATAGATGAACCTAAAGTCGTTAGAGTTAAAAAATTTAATATGAAACCCATGGTTGTAGAAGAGGCTATTTTACAGATGGATTTATTAGGCCATGACTTCTTTGTCTTTGTAAATGGAGAAACCGATGATATTAATGTAGTTTATCGCAGGAAAAATGGGGATTACGGTTTAATTGAGCCTCAATATTAA
- the fliS gene encoding flagellar export chaperone FliS, with the protein MLNNPYQQYRQTQIQTASPGELVLMLYNGAIKNINLALEHLGRGEKEEFRQKIDKALDIVTELMVNLKPEGGEITKNLSSLYDFVINRLITGSAKYDEKEIKEGLSIITGLRDTWKEMLEGTKKKLE; encoded by the coding sequence ATGCTGAATAATCCTTATCAACAATATCGTCAAACTCAAATACAAACAGCTTCACCGGGGGAATTGGTTTTAATGTTATACAATGGTGCAATCAAAAACATCAACCTTGCTTTAGAACATTTAGGCAGAGGAGAAAAGGAAGAATTTCGCCAAAAAATCGATAAAGCACTGGATATAGTTACAGAATTGATGGTAAATTTAAAACCAGAAGGAGGAGAAATTACTAAAAATTTAAGTTCGTTATATGATTTCGTGATCAATAGGTTAATTACCGGTAGTGCTAAATATGATGAAAAGGAAATAAAAGAAGGTCTAAGTATTATTACTGGACTTAGAGATACCTGGAAAGAGATGTTAGAAGGAACTAAGAAAAAGCTGGAATAA